In Halorhabdus rudnickae, the following proteins share a genomic window:
- a CDS encoding alcohol dehydrogenase, whose product MRAAVLPEAGADFELVEREVPQPAPDEVRVAVEACGICHSDAFAKEGTHPGLSYPHVPGHEIAGRIDAVGDDVEAWSTGDRVGVGWHGGHCFTCDACRRGDFQQCENAEITGITYDGGYAEYTTVPSEALAAIPEELDAADAAPLLCAGVTTYNALRNTDARPGDLVAVLGVGGLGHLGIQYAHAAGFETVALSQSPEKANLARELGADHFVDTAEEDPAERLQELGGADVILGTAPSSDAVESILGGIGTDGSVVLVGVPGEPITVDVQNLVGTRGSVEGWASGHARDSQDTLEFSSLRDITPEIETYPLDDVAAAYDRMIENEARFRVVLEP is encoded by the coding sequence ATGCGCGCAGCTGTCCTTCCCGAAGCAGGCGCCGACTTCGAACTCGTCGAACGCGAGGTACCCCAGCCAGCACCTGACGAGGTTCGGGTCGCAGTCGAAGCCTGTGGGATCTGTCACAGTGACGCATTCGCGAAGGAAGGAACGCATCCCGGACTGTCCTACCCCCACGTTCCCGGCCACGAGATCGCCGGCCGGATCGATGCCGTCGGAGACGACGTCGAGGCCTGGTCGACCGGCGATCGGGTCGGGGTCGGCTGGCACGGCGGCCACTGCTTTACGTGTGATGCTTGCCGCCGCGGGGATTTTCAGCAGTGTGAGAACGCTGAAATCACCGGGATCACGTACGATGGCGGCTACGCTGAATACACGACTGTCCCGTCGGAGGCCCTGGCAGCCATCCCCGAAGAGCTCGACGCTGCCGACGCTGCACCGTTGCTCTGTGCCGGCGTGACGACGTACAACGCGCTCCGCAACACCGACGCCCGACCTGGTGATCTCGTCGCCGTTCTGGGTGTTGGCGGTCTCGGTCATCTCGGAATTCAGTACGCCCACGCGGCTGGATTCGAGACTGTCGCCCTTTCGCAGTCGCCCGAGAAAGCGAATCTCGCACGAGAGCTTGGGGCAGATCACTTCGTCGACACCGCCGAAGAGGACCCGGCCGAACGGCTGCAGGAACTCGGTGGTGCGGATGTCATTCTCGGGACTGCGCCATCGAGCGACGCGGTAGAGTCGATTCTCGGTGGTATCGGGACGGACGGATCGGTCGTTCTCGTCGGCGTCCCCGGCGAACCGATCACTGTCGACGTCCAGAATCTCGTGGGGACGCGAGGGAGTGTCGAAGGATGGGCATCGGGTCATGCCCGTGACTCCCAAGACACACTCGAATTCAGCTCGCTCCGCGATATTACACCGGAAATCGAGACGTACCCACTCGATGACGTCGCCGCAGCGTACGACCGGATGATCGAAAACGAGGCCCGGTTCCGCGTCGTCCTCGAACCGTGA
- a CDS encoding substrate-binding domain-containing protein, translating to MTTESQGMTTENQGMTTESQGNSGGQDYQSTLSVPSLNIVYFARMQNGFNEAVQERDNFSGTFNNSRGSQSEQISDLQTALSNDLDFMMAVPIRAEALTPTVEQANDQDVPFIAVDRNVSGADPATYVASDNVSLGRRSVELLHGFMQDAQSKDEYNIVELQGTQGASVTNERQEGGMEYVNNNSINVLGSQTGEFSTETAVGVMEDFVTRYGDDIDGVYAHNDLMALGAHQALSGTELEDVAITGIDGSEAWVNLFSDNQYYGTIAQLPEEMIRTAIDMGIKAVEGEDLEDSVQIEGLEVTGENASDYLNQYF from the coding sequence ATGACAACAGAAAGCCAGGGAATGACAACCGAAAATCAGGGAATGACAACTGAAAGTCAGGGGAATTCAGGTGGACAAGACTATCAGAGCACGTTATCGGTCCCGTCGCTCAATATCGTCTACTTCGCCCGGATGCAAAATGGGTTCAACGAAGCGGTCCAGGAACGCGACAACTTCTCGGGCACATTCAACAACTCTCGAGGGTCACAGTCTGAGCAGATTTCCGATCTGCAGACGGCACTCTCAAACGATCTTGACTTCATGATGGCCGTACCGATCCGTGCTGAGGCCCTCACACCCACCGTCGAGCAGGCGAACGATCAGGACGTCCCGTTCATCGCCGTCGACCGAAACGTCTCCGGTGCAGATCCAGCAACGTACGTTGCCTCCGACAACGTCAGCCTCGGTCGGCGGTCGGTCGAGTTGTTGCACGGATTCATGCAGGACGCTCAGAGCAAAGACGAGTACAACATCGTCGAACTACAAGGGACCCAGGGCGCGAGCGTCACGAACGAGCGCCAAGAGGGAGGCATGGAGTACGTGAACAACAATTCGATCAACGTCCTAGGGAGCCAAACTGGCGAATTCTCGACTGAGACTGCGGTCGGTGTGATGGAAGACTTCGTCACGCGCTACGGCGACGACATCGACGGTGTCTATGCTCACAACGACCTGATGGCACTCGGCGCCCACCAGGCTCTCTCGGGAACCGAACTCGAGGACGTCGCGATTACCGGGATCGACGGGTCAGAGGCGTGGGTCAACCTGTTCAGCGATAATCAGTACTACGGCACGATCGCACAGCTCCCTGAAGAGATGATCCGTACCGCGATCGACATGGGCATCAAGGCGGTTGAGGGAGAAGATCTGGAGGACTCCGTGCAGATCGAGGGGCTAGAAGTCACTGGCGAGAACGCCTCTGACTATCTCAACCAGTACTTCTGA
- a CDS encoding class 1 fructose-bisphosphatase, translated as MNTIDQVERAVRETSHYLKRNLGTHAGKRGQTNPSDEVQTDADVWADELFFDALAPLDGVGSYTSEERSETVDCGEGYAIAIDPLDGSGNLASNNSVGTIVGIYDQPLPTSGQNLVAAMMVLHGPYTTMTVARADSDVVQEYLLRDGHNERRGVFELPADYVVVGIAGKPIDRSQAVNALAEDLQRDLKLRYGGATVADLAQVLEYGGLFGYPESDVYPDGKLRIHFEAAPLAYLVEAAGGDSSDGRQSLLEVEPEDLHARTPTFLGNTELIKQVEATLDAE; from the coding sequence ATGAATACGATCGACCAGGTCGAACGTGCGGTTCGCGAGACATCACACTACCTCAAACGCAATCTCGGCACGCACGCGGGCAAACGCGGCCAGACCAATCCCAGCGACGAGGTCCAGACCGACGCCGACGTGTGGGCAGACGAGCTGTTTTTCGACGCGCTCGCGCCGCTGGACGGGGTCGGCAGTTATACCAGCGAGGAGCGCTCGGAGACCGTCGATTGCGGCGAGGGGTACGCAATCGCAATCGATCCGCTGGACGGGTCGGGCAATCTCGCGTCGAACAACTCCGTCGGGACGATCGTCGGCATCTACGATCAGCCGCTCCCGACCAGCGGGCAAAACCTCGTCGCGGCGATGATGGTCCTGCATGGTCCCTACACGACGATGACCGTGGCGCGTGCCGACAGCGACGTCGTTCAGGAGTACCTCCTCAGGGACGGCCACAACGAAAGACGGGGTGTCTTCGAGCTTCCGGCAGACTACGTCGTCGTCGGGATCGCCGGCAAGCCCATCGACCGCTCGCAAGCAGTCAACGCCCTTGCTGAGGACCTACAGCGTGACCTCAAACTCCGATATGGCGGGGCAACAGTCGCAGACCTCGCGCAGGTACTCGAATATGGTGGCCTCTTCGGGTATCCGGAATCGGACGTATATCCCGACGGCAAGCTCCGGATCCACTTCGAAGCCGCGCCATTGGCGTATCTCGTCGAGGCGGCCGGGGGCGATTCAAGCGACGGTCGCCAGTCGCTGCTCGAGGTCGAACCCGAGGACCTGCACGCCCGGACGCCGACGTTTCTCGGCAATACCGAACTGATCAAACAGGTCGAAGCAACGCTCGACGCGGAATAG
- a CDS encoding AI-2E family transporter — translation MKYDAALRRRALFGVGGLGLLTAVVFVLIQFQATLVFTVFLYYASRPIYRKLENLSFPSQLQRHHLPYRRQVLAVTTIAIFLLPFLFLLTYTLVLVVPEIQRIVGGNGPGAAYLSALQSAQGSGLPTPLVGLEFSDLLAMNPQEVTAILNDPAVQAWAQRTVATLLDSVGLIATATLHGFIVLAGTYYLLTDGSRLVSWFLDNFDESGIVESYARSVDAELSSILFGNILNAFVTGIIGILVFSGYNLIAPGAVKVPFAPLVGALTGAGSLIPVVGMKIVYFPVGALLAVAAVASGQPDAFGFVILFVVLAFVVVDTIPDFLIRPYVSGNRTHVGLLMFAYILGPIVFGFYGIFLGPILLVLVAQFFRTIAPYVLTGQHSYRQSNLSDY, via the coding sequence ATGAAGTACGATGCAGCACTACGACGACGAGCACTCTTTGGCGTAGGTGGTCTAGGATTACTAACCGCTGTAGTTTTCGTTTTGATCCAGTTTCAGGCGACACTCGTATTCACGGTCTTTCTCTACTATGCAAGCCGTCCGATCTATCGTAAGCTCGAGAACCTCTCTTTTCCTTCACAACTCCAGAGACATCACCTCCCCTATCGCCGTCAAGTGCTTGCTGTTACTACAATCGCCATTTTCCTACTGCCGTTTCTATTTTTGCTCACATATACCCTTGTGTTAGTCGTACCTGAAATCCAACGCATCGTTGGTGGGAACGGTCCCGGTGCAGCGTATCTCTCCGCACTACAGTCAGCACAAGGAAGTGGGCTCCCCACACCGTTGGTAGGGTTAGAATTCAGTGACCTCCTGGCGATGAACCCCCAGGAGGTCACCGCGATTCTCAACGATCCTGCAGTTCAAGCATGGGCACAACGAACGGTTGCTACCCTCCTCGACTCGGTGGGCCTCATCGCAACTGCCACACTCCACGGATTTATTGTTCTCGCCGGAACGTATTATCTGCTCACCGATGGATCGCGTCTCGTAAGCTGGTTCCTCGACAATTTTGATGAGTCTGGTATTGTCGAGTCATATGCACGGTCCGTTGACGCTGAGCTGTCTTCAATTCTCTTCGGCAATATTCTGAACGCATTCGTGACGGGAATTATTGGGATTCTCGTGTTCTCTGGGTATAATCTCATCGCTCCAGGAGCAGTAAAAGTGCCGTTTGCACCGCTGGTCGGTGCACTCACAGGGGCAGGAAGCTTGATTCCTGTAGTCGGGATGAAAATCGTTTATTTCCCTGTGGGAGCGCTACTTGCGGTTGCTGCCGTCGCCAGTGGTCAACCAGACGCGTTCGGCTTCGTGATCTTATTTGTCGTGTTAGCATTCGTTGTAGTCGATACGATCCCGGACTTCTTGATTCGCCCGTATGTGAGTGGCAACCGGACGCATGTGGGTCTGCTGATGTTTGCGTATATACTCGGCCCGATCGTGTTCGGCTTCTACGGTATTTTTCTCGGCCCGATTTTGCTCGTCCTTGTCGCACAGTTCTTTCGAACCATTGCACCGTACGTGCTTACCGGTCAACATTCATACCGACAATCGAATCTCTCGGACTACTGA
- a CDS encoding TetR/AcrR family transcriptional regulator: MESETSDEIIDATNRILCEHGYAGLTIKKIADESSMTTAAIHYHFDTKEELLNAFLDDLIGRFKAELTTEATDPRERFTAFLDAVFTPAHPDADGFPVAIMELKAQAPFQELFRERFLDLDDMMRAVIAEIVADGIDEGDFEESDPDEVARLVTTMTNGAHARKVSLDEPLDEARAVLETTLELHLGWKPGKVVA, encoded by the coding sequence ATGGAATCGGAGACCTCAGACGAGATCATCGACGCGACGAACCGGATACTCTGCGAACACGGATATGCCGGACTTACGATCAAGAAGATCGCCGACGAGTCCTCGATGACCACCGCAGCGATCCACTATCATTTCGATACGAAAGAGGAGTTACTGAACGCATTTCTCGACGATCTGATCGGGCGATTCAAAGCGGAACTCACCACCGAGGCGACCGACCCGCGAGAACGATTCACTGCGTTTCTCGATGCGGTTTTCACACCGGCACATCCCGACGCGGACGGCTTTCCCGTGGCGATCATGGAACTAAAAGCCCAGGCACCCTTTCAGGAACTCTTCCGCGAACGATTTCTCGATCTCGACGATATGATGCGGGCGGTCATCGCGGAGATCGTCGCCGATGGCATCGACGAAGGTGACTTCGAGGAATCCGACCCGGACGAAGTCGCCAGACTCGTCACAACGATGACCAACGGCGCACACGCACGGAAAGTGTCACTCGACGAACCGCTCGATGAGGCGCGTGCCGTTCTCGAAACCACGTTGGAACTGCACCTCGGATGGAAACCCGGAAAGGTGGTCGCGTGA
- a CDS encoding ribokinase, with amino-acid sequence MGQIHVAGSVNIDVSVQVDKRPKPGETVEGDDLDFVLGGKGANQAIAASRLGSAVSMIGRVGTDRFGDELLERLERENLSLTYLHQVADEPSGTALITIDADSENSIVIVPGANAALAPEDVTEVPVNADDIAVSQFEIPQLTIRAFFERARDAGATTILNPAPADEFREPILPLVDYLVVNETETLSYSDIDHQLPLTTAQIIETCENLRAHDSQVLVVTRGDDGVLASTPTETITLDAHPVEPVDTTGAGDAFVGAFATALDDKKRLKDALEWANAAGAAATTTKGASSSLPTPTEIQQLIP; translated from the coding sequence ATGGGTCAAATCCACGTCGCGGGGAGCGTCAACATTGATGTTTCCGTTCAGGTCGATAAACGCCCCAAACCGGGAGAGACAGTCGAGGGAGACGATCTTGACTTCGTGCTGGGTGGCAAGGGAGCCAATCAAGCGATTGCGGCGTCCAGGTTGGGTTCGGCCGTCAGTATGATCGGGAGAGTCGGCACGGACAGGTTCGGTGACGAACTTCTCGAACGGCTCGAACGCGAGAATCTCTCGCTGACGTACCTCCATCAAGTGGCGGACGAACCGAGTGGGACCGCTCTGATCACGATCGATGCGGACTCCGAGAACTCTATCGTGATCGTCCCCGGAGCGAATGCGGCACTTGCCCCCGAGGACGTGACAGAGGTCCCTGTCAACGCTGACGACATCGCAGTCTCCCAGTTCGAGATTCCACAGCTGACGATCCGGGCGTTCTTCGAGCGGGCACGTGATGCGGGCGCGACAACGATCCTCAACCCGGCACCGGCCGATGAGTTCCGTGAACCGATCCTACCGCTCGTAGACTACCTCGTCGTCAACGAGACGGAGACATTGTCTTACAGCGATATCGACCACCAATTGCCATTGACGACGGCCCAAATAATCGAAACGTGTGAGAACCTGCGCGCCCACGACAGTCAGGTATTGGTAGTTACGCGCGGCGATGACGGAGTGCTGGCGAGTACGCCGACAGAGACGATCACTCTGGATGCACACCCAGTCGAGCCGGTCGACACGACGGGTGCTGGAGATGCCTTCGTCGGCGCGTTCGCGACGGCACTAGATGACAAAAAACGTCTCAAAGACGCCCTCGAATGGGCAAACGCCGCAGGTGCCGCCGCGACGACAACCAAGGGAGCGTCGTCCTCGCTGCCGACGCCAACCGAGATACAGCAACTTATCCCCTGA
- a CDS encoding MATE family efflux transporter: protein MSFFKGQEELNLTEGGIVKPLLFLSLPIVVTNLLQTAYNLADTFWLGQYSTDALAAISFAFPMVFLLISLGMGLSVAGSVLVAQHTGAGETKKAEYAASQTVTFAVLTSAIFGAIGYPFVRQFLALLGASPNVLSGATAYMQVIAVGLPFMFGFTVFISLMRGAGDTITPMLVMFGTVVLNVILDPFLINGWAVVDGAPLVGTIAFPELGIQGAAIATVFSRGLAMVVGLAIMVSGTRGIQINLADMKPDLQYLRKILRIGIPASVEGTGRALSINALLFVVGLFSTSVVAAFGIGTRVFSVIFLPAIAVARGVETMTGQNVGAGKYDRAQEANYVAAKGLFAVLGVAGVAIFFVPTPIVSVFTNDSAVLDVGAEFLRYVALSFGFIGIQRAFTGGFRGAGKTLIAAAISIAALAVIRLPVAYVASQGVLPTDLWFLGQTDVRGIWIAFFASNVAGAVIAWLWFRRGTWRDSDIRGTSDSSGIETDELDPAIGDD, encoded by the coding sequence GTGAGCTTCTTTAAGGGCCAGGAGGAACTCAACCTGACAGAGGGTGGCATCGTCAAGCCGCTGTTGTTCCTCTCGTTGCCTATCGTCGTTACGAACCTGCTGCAGACCGCCTACAACCTGGCAGACACGTTTTGGCTTGGTCAGTACTCGACGGATGCACTGGCGGCCATCTCCTTTGCGTTCCCAATGGTGTTCTTGCTCATCTCGCTCGGGATGGGCCTCTCGGTCGCCGGGAGCGTCCTGGTCGCACAACATACGGGTGCCGGGGAAACGAAAAAGGCCGAGTACGCAGCCTCCCAAACGGTCACCTTCGCCGTCCTCACCTCAGCTATCTTCGGTGCGATCGGTTACCCGTTCGTCCGTCAGTTCCTGGCGCTTCTCGGTGCGTCGCCCAATGTCCTTTCAGGCGCGACCGCCTACATGCAGGTGATTGCGGTCGGCTTGCCGTTCATGTTCGGGTTCACCGTGTTCATCTCGCTGATGCGCGGGGCTGGCGACACGATCACGCCGATGCTCGTCATGTTCGGAACGGTCGTGCTCAACGTGATTCTCGACCCGTTCCTCATCAACGGCTGGGCGGTCGTCGACGGCGCACCGCTCGTGGGGACGATCGCCTTCCCCGAACTCGGCATTCAGGGGGCAGCGATCGCCACGGTCTTTTCGCGGGGGCTGGCGATGGTCGTCGGACTCGCCATCATGGTGTCGGGAACGCGCGGTATCCAAATCAATCTCGCCGATATGAAACCCGATCTCCAGTACCTCCGGAAGATCCTGCGAATCGGCATCCCGGCGTCGGTCGAGGGAACTGGCCGTGCACTCTCGATCAACGCCCTGCTGTTCGTAGTTGGGCTGTTCTCGACGTCAGTCGTCGCCGCGTTCGGCATCGGTACCCGCGTCTTCTCGGTCATCTTCCTCCCCGCGATCGCCGTCGCGCGCGGTGTGGAGACGATGACGGGCCAGAACGTCGGGGCTGGCAAGTACGACCGCGCCCAAGAGGCGAACTACGTTGCCGCGAAAGGATTGTTTGCGGTCCTCGGTGTGGCTGGCGTGGCGATATTCTTCGTCCCGACGCCCATCGTTTCGGTCTTCACCAACGACTCTGCCGTGCTTGATGTCGGCGCAGAGTTCCTGCGGTACGTCGCGTTGTCGTTCGGGTTCATCGGGATCCAGCGGGCGTTCACGGGTGGCTTCCGCGGGGCCGGCAAGACACTAATCGCTGCTGCGATCTCGATCGCTGCACTCGCCGTCATCCGACTGCCCGTCGCATACGTGGCCTCCCAAGGCGTACTTCCAACGGACCTGTGGTTCCTCGGACAGACCGACGTCCGCGGGATCTGGATCGCTTTCTTCGCCTCGAACGTCGCCGGAGCGGTCATCGCATGGCTGTGGTTCCGACGCGGAACCTGGCGTGACAGCGACATCCGGGGAACAAGTGACTCTAGTGGCATCGAGACCGATGAACTCGATCCGGCAATTGGGGACGATTAG
- a CDS encoding universal stress protein — translation MTGPAYQKILVPTDGSDLALQALHEALTLAELSEATVHVLYVVDDAKVAELASGTGIDDVSIDGDIDGHFDRYEAIGEHALDDLRETAADRGISLRTAIRKGLPEEEILAYVDETDIDLLVMGTHGRRGIERYILGSTTERVLRKSPVPVLAVRDETSTE, via the coding sequence ATGACTGGCCCAGCTTATCAGAAAATTCTCGTACCCACCGACGGCAGCGACCTCGCATTACAGGCGCTCCATGAAGCACTCACACTCGCGGAACTGTCTGAGGCAACGGTCCATGTCCTGTACGTCGTCGACGATGCGAAGGTCGCAGAACTGGCGAGCGGGACGGGAATCGACGATGTGAGTATCGATGGAGATATTGATGGACACTTTGATCGCTACGAAGCTATCGGTGAGCACGCACTCGATGACTTGCGCGAGACAGCAGCAGATCGCGGGATCTCTCTCAGGACGGCAATTCGGAAGGGGCTGCCGGAAGAGGAGATCCTGGCCTACGTCGATGAGACGGACATCGACCTGTTGGTGATGGGAACGCACGGGCGGCGCGGAATCGAACGGTACATCCTCGGGAGTACAACCGAACGCGTGCTCAGAAAATCGCCCGTTCCTGTGCTCGCAGTGCGGGATGAAACATCAACGGAGTAA
- a CDS encoding MBL fold metallo-hydrolase: MFAPERDTPYLEGDKELVKSSEERPMEITPATVDVQVTGGETFATAAGPMRAVFASGHSPGHTSYYVPDAELLISADALNVVDDELVGPREDATPDLETAWESI, encoded by the coding sequence GTGTTCGCCCCCGAGCGAGATACCCCGTATCTCGAAGGAGACAAAGAGCTAGTCAAATCCAGCGAGGAGCGCCCGATGGAGATCACGCCGGCGACGGTCGATGTCCAGGTGACCGGTGGGGAGACGTTCGCGACTGCAGCCGGGCCGATGCGAGCCGTTTTCGCGTCCGGGCACAGCCCCGGCCACACGTCCTACTACGTCCCCGACGCAGAACTGTTGATCAGCGCCGACGCACTCAACGTCGTCGACGACGAACTGGTGGGCCCACGCGAGGACGCCACACCCGATCTGGAGACCGCCTGGGAGAGCATCTAG
- a CDS encoding ABC transporter permease codes for MLSTSVMRTEFRRYLRGKTPWIIGLCFVLVSGLPTQPDADVVQVLGDAVVFVDAQVAVAVTVPFAAAALGFRSIIGERENGTARVLIGTQLTRRQFVLGKTLGRSAALAVPIVAGIIVIVGSDVFQYGRFSVPLLVGLLLISLGYVFAWVGVTVGLSAASSSTARAAVIVFGVTLFLGGFWNSLTLPFLWQFVTGSAPSNQMANPAAFEAGKWLSLQSAYYALTDWLLGGPVGPTSAASQVSDALRRTGQATSTGPVIPLWTALIISSAWPAIALWSGTAVFRRNDLAPASETGILQKLWNQSPSHLLLGRFPFKWIPGQNGVVDSLPGSWQPVARREFRRLVRTPGVWVLGVLVLGAGVLSLSPTTLVQDSLGARVPLAGLQTPIALLGGVGILFGTFRTVTRERDTGSIRVTAGTAASRTNTLVGLVLGRASAFAVPVVGAVLGTCLVAIPRYGLVPFGTLAVFLAVTLVFVGCIAGLGVAISTVIRSQSIAGTVILVFTGLHFAWFPISNALYSAATGTSVDGFTPPDNPIFVFVRWLPPLRLFNVVTNPILGVPNSAASAAGVISDLQENVFSNIVVVQSAYGSNVPVWYLHPTVAFVELILWCVIPFGVALVLYQYRSVD; via the coding sequence ATGCTCTCCACCTCCGTCATGCGGACCGAATTCCGGCGCTATCTCCGCGGGAAGACACCGTGGATTATCGGGTTGTGCTTCGTCCTGGTGAGCGGATTGCCGACGCAACCGGACGCAGACGTTGTCCAGGTTCTCGGTGATGCAGTCGTGTTCGTAGATGCCCAAGTTGCCGTTGCGGTCACCGTGCCATTCGCTGCGGCCGCGCTCGGCTTTCGATCGATTATCGGCGAACGTGAGAACGGAACTGCTCGGGTACTTATCGGGACCCAGCTTACTCGACGTCAATTCGTTCTCGGCAAAACACTCGGCCGTAGCGCAGCTCTCGCCGTCCCAATTGTCGCTGGAATCATCGTCATCGTCGGCTCCGATGTCTTCCAATATGGCCGTTTCTCGGTCCCACTACTGGTCGGACTACTACTCATTTCCCTCGGCTATGTGTTTGCATGGGTCGGGGTGACAGTGGGGCTATCGGCTGCGAGTTCGTCAACGGCTCGTGCTGCCGTAATCGTCTTCGGTGTAACGCTCTTTCTCGGTGGTTTCTGGAACTCCCTCACGCTCCCATTCCTCTGGCAGTTTGTAACCGGCTCCGCACCGAGCAACCAGATGGCAAATCCGGCAGCCTTCGAGGCTGGAAAGTGGCTCTCGCTTCAGAGCGCGTACTACGCCCTTACCGACTGGCTTCTCGGCGGGCCTGTCGGGCCCACGAGTGCAGCTTCCCAGGTCTCCGATGCTCTTAGAAGAACTGGGCAGGCCACATCAACGGGTCCAGTAATTCCTCTATGGACTGCCCTTATAATTTCCTCTGCGTGGCCGGCGATAGCTCTGTGGAGCGGTACAGCGGTCTTTCGACGGAATGATCTCGCCCCAGCCAGCGAGACGGGAATTCTTCAGAAGCTCTGGAATCAATCCCCGTCACACCTCCTGTTGGGTCGGTTTCCATTCAAATGGATACCCGGCCAGAACGGTGTCGTTGATTCACTACCTGGGTCGTGGCAGCCAGTAGCTCGCCGCGAGTTCCGTCGTCTCGTTCGAACACCTGGCGTGTGGGTGCTCGGCGTTCTCGTTCTCGGTGCTGGTGTTTTAAGCCTCTCCCCGACCACGCTCGTTCAGGACTCGCTTGGTGCCCGTGTCCCGCTGGCAGGGCTTCAGACGCCTATCGCTTTGCTGGGCGGTGTTGGTATCCTCTTTGGCACTTTCCGGACGGTCACACGCGAACGCGATACTGGGAGCATCCGGGTGACTGCAGGCACCGCGGCCTCACGGACAAATACCCTTGTCGGTCTCGTTCTCGGCCGTGCGAGCGCGTTCGCCGTTCCAGTCGTCGGTGCTGTTCTTGGGACCTGTCTTGTTGCAATCCCTCGATACGGGCTGGTTCCCTTTGGTACGCTTGCCGTCTTTCTGGCAGTTACTCTCGTCTTTGTTGGCTGTATAGCTGGACTCGGCGTTGCAATCTCAACAGTCATACGGAGCCAATCCATTGCTGGAACAGTGATTCTCGTGTTCACCGGGCTTCATTTTGCGTGGTTCCCAATATCGAACGCACTCTACAGTGCTGCCACTGGTACGAGTGTCGACGGGTTCACTCCACCGGACAATCCGATATTCGTGTTCGTACGCTGGCTCCCACCGCTCCGACTGTTCAATGTCGTTACAAACCCGATTCTCGGGGTCCCGAATTCGGCAGCATCAGCGGCCGGCGTTATCAGCGATCTGCAGGAGAACGTGTTCTCGAATATCGTGGTCGTACAATCAGCCTATGGCTCGAACGTACCTGTGTGGTACCTGCATCCAACAGTTGCGTTCGTCGAGCTCATCCTCTGGTGTGTCATCCCGTTCGGGGTTGCACTCGTCCTCTATCAGTATCGTAGTGTTGACTAA
- a CDS encoding M24 family metallopeptidase codes for MPLQRLDSYLEATGLDAVWFGRPNNFAWLTGGDNVVNRAEPVGVAAAGYDGTTMTVVTNNIEADRLRAEELDRDIRIETFDWYETDLADAVRDVSPTPAGADFDIPGFEVIDASGLRRPLTNEQIVSYRALGEDAAAAVETVISDLDPSMTEREVATRLRTELEGRGISGSVVLVGGEQRAEAYRHFVPKDEPLGRYALLSVNVNRNGLFASCTRTVAFDPPTWLAERTRKSMRVEATALAATQHVASKGGTAGDVFEFIQDAYAAVGWSKEWQNHHQGGATGFAGREWIATPDSEMPVDLPSAYAWNPTIRGAKSEDTYLVTKDGFELLTGTDAWPMTTVSAVGFDVELPRHGIFHRET; via the coding sequence ATGCCGCTACAGCGACTTGATTCCTACTTGGAAGCGACCGGCCTGGACGCGGTCTGGTTCGGAAGACCGAACAATTTCGCCTGGCTGACCGGCGGTGATAATGTTGTCAACCGCGCTGAGCCGGTCGGCGTCGCGGCGGCCGGGTACGACGGGACGACGATGACCGTCGTGACGAACAACATCGAAGCCGACCGACTGCGGGCGGAAGAACTGGACAGAGACATTCGTATCGAGACATTCGATTGGTACGAGACGGACCTCGCCGACGCGGTCCGCGACGTTAGCCCGACGCCTGCGGGAGCAGACTTCGACATCCCTGGTTTCGAGGTGATTGATGCGTCGGGTCTCCGCCGTCCACTCACCAACGAACAGATCGTGTCGTATCGAGCGCTCGGTGAAGACGCGGCTGCAGCCGTCGAGACCGTGATTTCCGACCTCGATCCGTCCATGACAGAGCGTGAAGTCGCCACACGGCTTCGAACTGAACTCGAAGGGCGCGGTATCTCCGGATCAGTTGTTCTCGTCGGTGGCGAACAGCGCGCAGAGGCCTATCGTCACTTTGTCCCGAAAGACGAACCACTGGGCAGGTACGCCCTGCTTTCGGTCAACGTCAATCGAAACGGCCTGTTTGCTAGCTGTACACGCACTGTCGCGTTCGACCCACCGACCTGGCTAGCAGAGCGGACCCGAAAATCGATGCGCGTTGAGGCGACTGCGCTGGCGGCGACACAACACGTCGCTTCCAAGGGCGGCACTGCCGGTGATGTCTTCGAGTTCATCCAGGATGCCTACGCTGCGGTGGGATGGTCCAAAGAGTGGCAGAACCACCACCAGGGTGGCGCAACTGGCTTTGCCGGCCGAGAATGGATCGCAACGCCCGATAGTGAGATGCCCGTCGATCTGCCGTCAGCCTATGCGTGGAACCCGACGATAAGGGGTGCGAAAAGCGAAGACACGTATCTCGTCACCAAAGACGGGTTCGAACTTCTCACTGGGACAGACGCGTGGCCGATGACGACGGTCTCAGCTGTCGGATTCGATGTCGAACTCCCTCGTCACGGTATCTTTCATCGGGAAACGTGA